The following proteins are encoded in a genomic region of Nocardioides sp. cx-173:
- a CDS encoding Zn-ribbon domain-containing OB-fold protein, producing the protein MSDWVPGAVPPADETTAAYWAATGEHRLTVQACTACETVQHPPRALCTGCGSMDDLVRADAAGTGVVDAFTVVHRAPRPELSVPYTLARVRLAEGPVVLTRLEPAEPGEQGWRTGDPVAVAWADLPDGRALPYFIASTHPAP; encoded by the coding sequence ATGAGCGACTGGGTGCCCGGCGCCGTCCCGCCGGCGGACGAGACCACCGCGGCCTACTGGGCCGCCACCGGAGAGCACCGGCTCACCGTGCAGGCGTGCACCGCCTGCGAGACGGTCCAGCACCCGCCGCGCGCGCTGTGCACCGGCTGCGGCTCGATGGACGACCTGGTCCGGGCCGACGCCGCCGGCACCGGCGTCGTCGACGCCTTCACCGTCGTGCACCGGGCCCCGCGCCCGGAGCTGAGCGTGCCGTACACGCTCGCGCGGGTGCGGCTCGCGGAGGGCCCCGTCGTCCTGACCCGCCTCGAGCCCGCCGAGCCCGGCGAGCAGGGCTGGCGCACCGGCGACCCCGTCGCCGTGGCCTGGGCCGACCTGCCCGACGGCCGCGCCCTGCCGTACTTCATCGCCTCGACCCACCCCGCCCCGTGA